The following proteins are co-located in the Flectobacillus major DSM 103 genome:
- a CDS encoding inorganic phosphate transporter — translation MFGLDTSLFILLFLCLFLACAFEFVNGFHDTANAVATVIYTNSLKPTQAVVWSGFMNFVGLLTGGVGVTMSIIGLLPTELLIDPNVYHSMSMALAMLGASIIWNLGTWYFGIPASSSHTLIGSIIGIGVGYALLPENKAGLSTVNWDKATEIGQALLLSPLFGFAVAIVFMYILKKSVANKEIFKEPKKDTPPPMWIRAMLFTTCTLVSFFHGRNDGQKGIGLVMLILIAFLPNYFALNTDVDPFKLQGEVVKVQSIIAKIDTNKLSSTEKESYNKVVKATNGLNKILLDKTLIDHLSTEKKLEIRKDVLAISKHTKKLSESDAVALSADDKKVLKLATAGEKPPFFTFGNSNKGLSSLTDFAPTWVMWMIALSLGLGTMIGWKRIVVTIGEKIGKQHLSYAQGASAELVASITIGLATAYKWPVSTTHVLSSGIAGSMVASKGIKNLQGGTVKNIVMAWVLTLPVTIILSATLFIFLRWIIG, via the coding sequence ATGTTCGGATTAGACACGTCCTTGTTCATTCTTCTCTTCCTTTGCTTATTCTTAGCTTGTGCATTTGAATTTGTCAATGGTTTTCACGACACAGCAAATGCTGTTGCTACCGTTATTTATACCAATTCCTTAAAACCAACACAAGCCGTTGTTTGGTCGGGCTTCATGAATTTTGTGGGTTTACTTACAGGTGGTGTAGGTGTAACTATGTCAATCATTGGTTTGTTACCCACCGAGCTCCTCATCGACCCCAATGTTTATCACTCCATGTCGATGGCACTAGCCATGTTAGGGGCTTCTATTATCTGGAACTTAGGTACGTGGTACTTTGGTATTCCTGCGTCATCATCGCACACTTTGATTGGTTCAATCATTGGTATTGGTGTAGGATATGCCCTATTACCTGAAAATAAAGCGGGTTTGTCGACCGTAAACTGGGACAAAGCTACCGAGATAGGGCAAGCTCTTTTGCTATCGCCACTTTTTGGTTTTGCAGTAGCTATTGTTTTTATGTATATCTTGAAAAAATCTGTTGCCAACAAAGAAATTTTCAAAGAACCTAAAAAAGATACACCTCCACCAATGTGGATTCGTGCAATGTTATTTACTACTTGTACTTTGGTAAGCTTTTTCCACGGTCGTAATGATGGACAAAAAGGGATTGGTTTGGTAATGCTTATTTTGATTGCTTTTTTACCTAACTATTTTGCCTTGAATACAGACGTTGACCCATTCAAATTACAGGGCGAAGTAGTAAAAGTACAATCGATTATAGCTAAAATAGATACTAACAAACTTTCGTCTACCGAAAAAGAGAGTTATAATAAAGTTGTTAAAGCAACGAATGGCTTAAACAAAATATTGCTCGACAAAACGTTGATTGACCATCTTTCAACAGAAAAAAAACTAGAAATTCGTAAAGATGTTTTGGCTATTTCAAAACATACCAAAAAATTATCGGAAAGCGATGCTGTTGCTTTGAGTGCCGATGACAAAAAGGTATTGAAGTTGGCTACTGCTGGCGAAAAACCTCCATTCTTTACATTTGGCAACTCCAACAAAGGGCTTTCTTCCTTAACAGACTTTGCTCCTACTTGGGTAATGTGGATGATTGCTTTATCGTTGGGCTTAGGAACAATGATTGGTTGGAAAAGAATTGTGGTAACGATTGGTGAAAAAATCGGAAAGCAACACCTTTCTTATGCTCAGGGTGCTTCGGCCGAGTTGGTAGCTTCTATTACCATTGGTTTGGCTACTGCTTACAAATGGCCTGTTTCTACAACGCACGTTTTATCGTCGGGTATTGCTGGGTCTATGGTGGCATCTAAAGGTATCAAAAACTTGCAAGGCGGTACTGTCAAAAATATCGTTATGGCTTGGGTATTAACACTTCCTGTTACTATTATCCTGTCGGCCACGTTATTTATTTTCTTGCGTTGGATTATCGGATAA
- a CDS encoding DUF2490 domain-containing protein, whose translation MKKTFLTAILPLLATALSFAQNPRQYYHIANGWTDLNISGKIAGKFSWQLENQQRRQDMQGDYNEATTTGNPYHNLNQHVFRPWVHFQMNPNVRFSLMPFGWIGTNRFKDGAPSAFFAEYRISPQVILTQNIGRLKIDNRFRYEFRWLGQNESVDDKSFLYGGDFTNATFRERFRYQLKMTLPINHAKMDDKTLYAQAYNELFINAGKNVANLNLLDQNRVLIGLGYKFNKFLSVEAGYMQQTIYRFNNANKDNVEINNILQLNLAVNNFEQLFSSKK comes from the coding sequence ATGAAAAAGACTTTCCTAACGGCAATCTTGCCGTTATTAGCTACTGCTTTGTCTTTTGCTCAAAACCCAAGGCAGTATTATCATATTGCTAACGGATGGACAGACTTAAATATCTCTGGAAAAATTGCTGGAAAATTTTCGTGGCAACTCGAAAACCAACAACGTCGCCAAGATATGCAAGGAGACTACAACGAGGCTACCACCACAGGAAACCCATATCATAATCTCAATCAGCACGTTTTTAGACCTTGGGTTCACTTCCAAATGAATCCTAACGTTCGCTTCTCGTTAATGCCTTTTGGCTGGATAGGCACAAACCGCTTTAAAGATGGTGCTCCTTCCGCTTTTTTTGCCGAATACCGTATTTCACCACAAGTAATCTTGACTCAAAATATTGGCCGTTTAAAAATCGACAACCGCTTCCGCTATGAATTCAGATGGCTCGGTCAAAATGAAAGCGTTGATGATAAAAGCTTTTTGTATGGTGGCGATTTTACTAATGCTACTTTCCGTGAGCGTTTTAGATACCAATTAAAAATGACTCTTCCTATCAACCATGCCAAAATGGACGACAAAACATTATATGCTCAAGCCTATAATGAGTTATTTATCAATGCAGGCAAAAATGTTGCAAATCTCAATTTACTCGACCAAAACCGTGTCTTAATTGGTCTAGGATATAAATTCAACAAATTTTTGTCGGTAGAGGCTGGTTATATGCAACAAACTATTTATCGTTTCAACAACGCCAACAAAGACAATGTTGAAATCAATAATATCTTACAGTTAAATTTAGCTGTCAACAATTTTGAACAATTATTTTCAAGCAAAAAGTAA
- a CDS encoding porin → MKTFKGLGILMICCIINVETIAQFVASDIKKEAPNKKWYEKISLRGYAQIRYNRLLETNEKLKCEQCDRSWGENGGFFIRRGRLILSGDISDRLYIYVQPDFASNVSGTFQHALQIRDAYFDLALDTHKEYRLRFGQSKVPYGFENMQSSQNRLSLDRADPTNSPVANERDLGVFFYWAPTKIRERFSYLVSSGLKGSGDYGVFAFGVYNGQNSNRAEMNNQPHIVSRITYPFKLKSGQIIETSLQAYSGQYVIEKHAKNNAKNVSFNDRRIAGTLVVYPQPIGFQAEYNIGEGPEFNPNTMTTEHKKLQGGYAQLMWRKKIDENYITPFVRYQYYQGGKKHEIDARSYLVKDLEIGAEWQLKSYFELTAVYTISDRTFEDANLPDNQQKGNLLRLQAQFNF, encoded by the coding sequence ATGAAAACGTTTAAAGGACTTGGTATCTTGATGATATGTTGTATCATCAATGTAGAAACTATTGCCCAATTTGTAGCATCCGACATCAAAAAGGAAGCTCCAAACAAGAAGTGGTATGAAAAAATATCGCTCAGAGGGTACGCCCAAATTCGTTATAATCGCTTGTTGGAAACCAACGAAAAGCTAAAATGCGAACAATGTGACAGGTCTTGGGGCGAAAACGGTGGCTTTTTTATACGTCGTGGTCGTTTAATTTTATCTGGCGATATATCCGACCGTCTATATATTTACGTTCAGCCCGACTTTGCCTCCAATGTTAGTGGTACATTCCAGCATGCCCTTCAAATTCGAGATGCTTACTTTGACTTAGCCTTGGATACCCACAAAGAGTATCGCCTACGCTTTGGACAAAGTAAAGTTCCTTATGGCTTTGAAAATATGCAATCTTCGCAAAACCGCTTGTCGCTCGACCGTGCCGACCCAACCAACAGCCCTGTGGCAAACGAACGTGACCTTGGTGTATTTTTCTACTGGGCTCCCACCAAGATTAGAGAACGTTTTTCATACTTGGTATCATCGGGACTAAAGGGTAGTGGCGACTATGGTGTATTTGCCTTTGGGGTTTATAATGGACAAAATTCTAATAGAGCCGAAATGAATAATCAACCCCATATTGTTTCAAGAATTACTTACCCTTTTAAATTAAAAAGTGGACAAATTATAGAAACTAGCCTTCAAGCCTATTCTGGACAATATGTTATAGAAAAACATGCCAAAAACAATGCGAAGAACGTTTCATTCAACGACCGCCGTATTGCAGGTACACTTGTGGTGTATCCTCAGCCAATAGGTTTTCAGGCAGAATATAATATAGGTGAAGGGCCAGAATTTAATCCGAATACAATGACTACCGAACATAAAAAACTACAAGGCGGATATGCCCAACTGATGTGGAGAAAAAAGATAGACGAGAACTACATTACACCTTTTGTAAGATACCAATACTATCAAGGCGGAAAAAAGCATGAGATTGATGCTCGTAGTTATTTGGTCAAAGACCTTGAAATTGGTGCAGAATGGCAACTAAAAAGCTATTTTGAACTTACGGCTGTTTATACCATTTCGGATAGAACTTTTGAAGATGCCAACCTACCCGATAATCAACAGAAGGGAAATTTGTTACGTTTACAGGCTCAATTCAACTTCTAG
- a CDS encoding OmpA family protein: MLKKTTPWAIALALWIAGSTYWHVCKIKELCDAPIIESVVTPNIQAQLPTLQLKDGTSFDLTAQGNIKFPRSGNTPDFSEVLPEMAQLQSYLQKNTGISTLLVGYYSSSEGNTTNFPNLGIARAEAIKNYLVTNGANSKTISTEGQLLDDLVFKLDTLIGGVSFAFQASAPALTTSNMPSLTLYFDYGKTTYHTADSSDIKLSKVVDFLKTSTDKKVSLLGFTDDSGTESFNLKLGAYRANVVKKYLQKQGIDASRITVISKGEAEPQSPNDTEEGRKANRRVVISIQ, from the coding sequence ATGCTAAAAAAAACTACCCCTTGGGCCATAGCCCTAGCCCTGTGGATTGCAGGCTCTACCTACTGGCACGTTTGCAAAATTAAAGAGCTTTGTGATGCCCCTATTATAGAAAGTGTTGTTACTCCCAACATACAAGCTCAGTTGCCAACTTTACAATTAAAAGATGGTACTTCTTTCGACCTGACAGCACAAGGTAATATCAAATTCCCAAGGTCAGGGAATACTCCCGATTTCAGTGAAGTCTTGCCCGAAATGGCTCAACTTCAATCATATCTTCAGAAAAATACAGGTATATCCACACTCTTAGTTGGTTACTATAGCAGTAGCGAAGGCAATACGACAAATTTTCCTAATTTGGGGATAGCACGTGCCGAAGCTATCAAAAACTATTTGGTTACTAATGGCGCTAATAGCAAAACTATTTCTACTGAAGGGCAACTACTAGACGATCTAGTATTCAAGTTGGATACGCTTATTGGAGGTGTTAGTTTTGCTTTCCAAGCCTCAGCCCCAGCATTAACAACAAGTAATATGCCTTCTTTGACACTCTACTTTGATTATGGAAAAACTACCTACCACACAGCCGACTCAAGCGATATTAAACTAAGTAAAGTTGTTGATTTTTTGAAGACATCAACCGACAAAAAGGTGTCATTATTAGGCTTTACGGATGATTCAGGTACAGAATCTTTCAATTTAAAATTAGGAGCTTACCGAGCAAATGTTGTAAAGAAATACTTACAAAAACAAGGTATTGATGCTAGTCGCATTACTGTTATTTCAAAAGGTGAGGCCGAACCACAAAGCCCGAACGACACAGAAGAAGGTCGTAAAGCTAACCGTCGTGTTGTAATCAGTATTCAATAA
- a CDS encoding DUF4249 domain-containing protein, producing MRKYWLIIILGITGWSCEKLVNDIVLPFEERLVLQSFISPQDTLIEISLTYNTPVIGVIQEGEDRYPVIPNAKVTLSNNAKTVQASYRELQYIENIELTHNDSVVSTYNKKYRYVVSAKDIPIRAGQSYTIEATVGSKTVRASCTVPTKRVASNTVSTFFSTDYDRNNVEYPAVNIRFPDFSNEANYYAIGVFYYESQRVIDPTGKAFNLRQLVNTRQEYMSDYGLENGIMTSQAFLLSVSNTPEVVRRYVDIYVAVTDEPYYLFNTSVDKVRRSGRNPFSEPVLTYTNVENGLGVFAAYNQIKLSSPVYK from the coding sequence ATGAGAAAATATTGGTTAATTATCATATTGGGCATAACGGGCTGGTCGTGCGAAAAGCTCGTTAACGACATTGTATTGCCCTTCGAGGAAAGGCTGGTTTTACAAAGTTTTATTTCGCCACAAGATACTCTTATCGAAATATCGTTAACCTATAATACTCCTGTAATTGGCGTAATTCAGGAAGGAGAAGACCGCTATCCTGTTATTCCAAATGCTAAAGTGACTCTATCAAATAACGCTAAGACCGTACAGGCTAGTTACCGAGAGCTACAGTATATAGAAAATATAGAACTAACCCATAACGATAGTGTAGTAAGTACCTACAATAAGAAATATCGCTATGTGGTAAGTGCTAAGGATATACCTATTAGGGCAGGACAAAGCTACACTATTGAGGCTACCGTTGGAAGCAAAACCGTGCGTGCTAGTTGTACTGTTCCTACCAAAAGGGTAGCGTCAAATACAGTATCTACTTTTTTTAGTACAGACTACGACCGCAATAATGTAGAATACCCTGCCGTGAATATTCGATTCCCTGACTTTTCTAACGAAGCCAATTATTATGCTATAGGTGTATTTTACTACGAAAGCCAGCGGGTGATAGACCCAACAGGAAAGGCATTTAATCTAAGACAATTGGTGAATACTCGCCAAGAATACATGAGCGACTATGGCCTAGAAAATGGTATTATGACCTCTCAGGCATTTCTTTTGTCGGTATCCAATACCCCCGAAGTAGTTAGGCGTTATGTCGATATATATGTAGCTGTAACCGACGAACCGTACTATTTATTCAATACGTCGGTAGATAAAGTACGACGCAGCGGCCGAAACCCTTTTAGCGAACCCGTTTTGACCTATACCAATGTAGAAAATGGATTAGGTGTATTTGCAGCCTATAACCAAATCAAACTGAGCAGCCCTGTGTATAAATAG
- a CDS encoding TonB-dependent receptor, translating into MTQLYMLLCCFTLSGYFANITLAQAPTRYTISGYIKEKGSGELLQGVSVYIKGAKIGTQSNNYGFYSLSVSHAEKLSIVFSFVGYQPQSIELTLQPKNELNIDLQPVSQDLDEVRVVANAPEQQKVSEQVQMSQISLPIQQIRDIPAFLGEKDVLKVLQLMPGVQKGAEGSAGIYVRGGGPDQNLLILDDAPVYNAYHLFGFFSVFNGDALKSVELTKGGFPARFGGRLSSVIEMQMKEGNKEQYHVEGGIGIIGARLVAEGPISKNQKSSFLVSARRTYLDILTQPFIPKESKGSRYYFYDFNAKLNYDFGQKNRLFLSGYFGQDRLFARDFQEKSSLEAAIEWGNTTATVRWNHLYNERLFSNLSLIYSNYNFQTANQQSNISIAGFNNFSLYYSSGIRDIGIKVDFDFIPSPTHTIKWGGLLTQHRFTPSAIELQDDVASRYKDAVENIDATETGIYFEDTYRPIQNLRINLGLRHSSFSTPKQTYQNFEPRIALAWTLPKDWAIKSSYAVMNQYIHLVSNSGASLPTDLWVPSTDLIHPQNSKQIALGMAKDFTEKQFAITLEGFYKTMQNIVALKEGSSFILNGTLDRFTRSKAQERPWEENITAGKGHSYGAEFLLQKKSGKFSGWVGYTLSWIIHQFDELNFGKEFYPKYDRRHDLSLVGIYHINPKVTLSATWVYGTGNVFTIPVSTYQTYSHIPGLSDVGISQYYNSSREIPDYVERNNFRAIPYHRFDIGVQFHKKMKKGHLRTWEFGFYNLYNRKNAYFYTFKSVYDPVTQTTEKSLAQYALFGIIPSATYSFKF; encoded by the coding sequence ATGACCCAACTGTACATGCTTTTGTGCTGCTTTACTTTAAGTGGTTACTTCGCCAATATTACGCTTGCTCAAGCACCTACTAGGTATACAATTAGTGGATATATCAAAGAAAAAGGAAGTGGCGAGCTACTGCAAGGGGTAAGTGTGTATATTAAGGGGGCCAAAATAGGTACTCAAAGTAATAACTACGGCTTTTATTCTCTGAGTGTTAGTCATGCTGAAAAGCTGTCGATAGTATTTAGCTTTGTGGGTTATCAGCCCCAATCTATAGAACTTACCTTACAACCCAAAAATGAACTAAATATTGATTTACAGCCTGTTAGTCAAGACCTCGACGAAGTAAGGGTCGTTGCCAATGCTCCTGAGCAACAGAAAGTTTCTGAACAGGTTCAAATGTCGCAAATTTCGTTACCCATCCAACAAATAAGAGATATTCCTGCTTTTTTGGGTGAAAAGGATGTGCTAAAAGTACTACAACTCATGCCCGGTGTACAAAAAGGAGCTGAGGGCAGTGCGGGTATTTATGTGCGTGGCGGTGGCCCCGACCAAAACTTGCTTATTCTCGACGATGCCCCAGTTTATAACGCCTATCACTTATTCGGCTTCTTTTCGGTGTTCAATGGCGATGCTCTCAAAAGTGTAGAACTGACCAAAGGTGGTTTTCCTGCTCGTTTTGGAGGACGGCTTTCGTCGGTTATTGAAATGCAAATGAAAGAAGGTAACAAAGAGCAATACCATGTTGAAGGTGGCATTGGTATTATTGGAGCTAGGCTTGTAGCTGAAGGGCCTATTTCCAAAAACCAGAAATCATCGTTTTTAGTATCGGCAAGGCGTACCTACTTAGATATTCTGACTCAGCCTTTTATCCCAAAAGAATCTAAAGGTAGCCGATACTATTTTTATGATTTTAATGCGAAGCTAAACTATGATTTTGGTCAAAAAAACCGACTCTTTTTAAGCGGATATTTTGGACAAGACCGCCTATTTGCCAGAGATTTTCAGGAAAAATCAAGCCTAGAAGCAGCTATAGAATGGGGCAATACCACCGCTACAGTACGTTGGAATCATTTGTACAACGAACGCCTGTTTAGCAATCTATCGCTGATTTATAGTAATTACAACTTTCAGACAGCCAATCAACAGTCCAATATCAGTATTGCAGGGTTTAATAATTTTAGTTTATACTATTCGTCGGGTATTCGTGATATAGGTATCAAGGTAGATTTTGATTTTATCCCCAGCCCAACACATACTATCAAATGGGGAGGACTACTGACTCAACATAGGTTTACCCCTTCGGCTATCGAGCTTCAAGACGATGTGGCCTCTCGCTACAAAGATGCCGTCGAAAACATAGACGCTACCGAAACAGGTATCTATTTTGAAGATACCTATCGCCCTATTCAAAACCTCCGAATCAATTTAGGGCTAAGGCATTCTAGCTTTAGTACTCCTAAACAAACCTATCAGAACTTTGAACCTCGGATAGCCTTGGCGTGGACACTACCCAAGGACTGGGCTATTAAGTCGTCGTATGCTGTTATGAATCAATATATTCATTTGGTATCTAATTCAGGAGCAAGCTTGCCTACAGACCTGTGGGTACCTTCTACCGACTTGATTCATCCTCAAAACTCAAAACAAATAGCCTTAGGAATGGCCAAAGATTTTACCGAAAAGCAGTTTGCCATAACGCTCGAAGGATTTTACAAAACCATGCAGAATATCGTTGCCCTTAAAGAAGGAAGTTCCTTTATTTTAAATGGCACCTTAGACCGTTTTACTCGTTCAAAAGCACAAGAGCGACCTTGGGAAGAAAATATTACTGCTGGCAAAGGACATTCGTATGGAGCTGAGTTTTTATTACAAAAAAAATCAGGAAAATTTTCGGGTTGGGTTGGGTATACGCTTTCATGGATAATTCATCAGTTTGACGAATTGAATTTTGGTAAAGAATTTTATCCTAAATACGACCGTCGTCATGACCTTTCATTGGTAGGAATTTACCATATTAACCCCAAAGTAACATTGTCGGCTACTTGGGTGTATGGTACGGGTAATGTATTTACGATTCCAGTATCAACATATCAAACCTACAGCCATATTCCAGGACTCAGCGACGTTGGGATAAGCCAATACTACAATAGCTCCAGAGAAATTCCCGATTATGTAGAACGCAACAATTTTAGGGCTATTCCTTATCATCGTTTTGATATAGGAGTGCAGTTTCATAAAAAGATGAAAAAAGGACATTTACGAACATGGGAGTTTGGTTTTTATAATTTGTATAACCGAAAAAATGCCTATTTCTATACCTTCAAAAGTGTGTACGACCCTGTTACCCAAACAACAGAAAAGTCGTTGGCACAATATGCTTTGTTTGGTATTATTCCTTCGGCCACGTATAGTTTTAAATTTTAG
- the hemB gene encoding porphobilinogen synthase encodes MLRRPRRNRQSPAIRAMVEETTLSVNDFIYPMFVMEGQNLVSEVKSMPGIFRYSLDKLLEELSVVQDLGIRSIALFPQLPEALKDKYASESHREGSLYLEAINEIKNAFPSICVMSDVAMDPYSSDGHDGIVENGQILNDESLEVLGKMALAQAEAGADIVGPSDMMDGRVGYIRDILDNEGYTDVSIMAYSAKYASAFYGPFRDALDSAPKFGDKKTYQMNPANVREALIEAELDYLEGADFLMVKPALAYLDVIKTLNDNFNIPIAAYNVSGEYAMVKAAAQNGWLDGTKTMIESLTSIKRAGAKIILTYFAKEFAQL; translated from the coding sequence ATGTTAAGAAGACCAAGAAGAAATCGTCAATCGCCTGCTATCAGGGCAATGGTTGAAGAAACTACATTGTCAGTAAATGATTTTATTTATCCAATGTTTGTAATGGAGGGGCAAAACCTTGTCAGCGAGGTAAAGTCAATGCCTGGGATTTTTCGCTATTCATTAGATAAGCTATTAGAAGAATTATCGGTAGTACAGGATTTAGGTATTCGTTCGATTGCCTTGTTTCCACAATTGCCAGAAGCATTAAAAGATAAATACGCCTCAGAAAGCCACCGTGAAGGAAGCTTGTATTTGGAGGCTATCAATGAAATCAAAAATGCCTTCCCTAGTATCTGTGTGATGTCGGACGTTGCAATGGACCCTTACAGTTCAGATGGCCACGATGGGATTGTGGAAAATGGACAAATTCTCAACGACGAATCCTTGGAAGTATTGGGTAAAATGGCTTTGGCTCAGGCAGAAGCAGGTGCCGATATTGTAGGCCCTTCAGACATGATGGATGGCCGTGTGGGGTATATCCGTGATATTCTAGACAACGAAGGCTATACCGACGTGTCTATTATGGCTTATTCGGCCAAATATGCTTCAGCATTTTATGGGCCATTTAGAGATGCCCTAGATTCAGCTCCGAAGTTTGGTGACAAAAAAACATATCAAATGAATCCTGCTAACGTGCGAGAAGCTTTGATAGAAGCAGAACTAGACTATCTGGAAGGTGCAGATTTTTTGATGGTAAAACCAGCTTTGGCTTATTTAGATGTTATCAAAACACTCAACGATAACTTCAATATTCCTATTGCGGCTTATAACGTATCGGGCGAATATGCTATGGTAAAAGCGGCCGCTCAAAACGGTTGGTTAGATGGTACAAAAACCATGATTGAAAGCTTAACTTCTATTAAAAGAGCAGGTGCAAAAATCATATTGACTTATTTTGCCAAAGAATTTGCTCAACTATAA
- a CDS encoding metallophosphoesterase, with protein MNKLLIIPIVTAIFLLIDWYVWQAVRVSFQNTSQNVQNGAKYIFWGVSAITIVGMWLYNFTNPDWLGKSLRTWIMVGVFMNYFSKIFVILFLLIDDLGRLVRWVIAKVQGVLASPVASNIEATPISRSEFLMKTAVVAGTIPAVAMTWGILSGAHDYRVRKVKLALKNLPKEFEGLTIAQISDIHSGSFFNKVAVKGGIEMLLNQKPDMVFFTGDLVNNKASEVQEYIDIFSKIKAPLGVFSTLGNHDYGDYVQWASPAAKAQNLKDLNRAHKVLGWDVLNDENRFIEQNGEKLAIIGVQNISGQARFHTYGDLSKAVQGTDEAAVKLLLSHDPTHWDSEVNKKFKDIDVMFSGHTHGTQFGITVGDVTWSPAQYAYKQWAGLYEEGNQKLYVNRGYGYIGYPGRVGMPPEITLFELKRA; from the coding sequence ATGAATAAACTACTTATTATTCCTATCGTAACGGCCATTTTTTTATTAATCGATTGGTACGTTTGGCAGGCCGTTAGGGTTTCGTTTCAGAATACCTCACAAAACGTTCAGAATGGAGCAAAATATATTTTTTGGGGAGTCAGTGCTATTACCATCGTAGGTATGTGGCTTTACAACTTTACCAATCCCGACTGGTTGGGTAAGAGCCTCAGAACATGGATTATGGTAGGCGTATTTATGAATTATTTCTCCAAAATCTTTGTCATATTGTTTTTATTGATTGACGACTTGGGGCGTTTGGTTCGTTGGGTTATAGCAAAGGTACAAGGTGTTTTGGCATCGCCAGTAGCTAGTAATATAGAGGCAACACCTATTTCTCGCTCAGAGTTTTTGATGAAAACGGCCGTAGTAGCTGGTACTATTCCAGCAGTAGCAATGACTTGGGGGATTTTGTCTGGTGCACACGATTATCGTGTTCGAAAAGTGAAATTAGCCTTGAAAAACTTGCCGAAAGAGTTTGAGGGCTTAACGATTGCCCAAATTTCGGATATACACTCTGGAAGTTTTTTCAACAAAGTAGCTGTAAAGGGAGGTATCGAAATGTTGCTTAATCAAAAACCTGATATGGTGTTTTTTACGGGCGATTTAGTCAATAACAAAGCCTCGGAAGTACAAGAATATATTGATATTTTTAGTAAAATAAAAGCTCCTCTGGGTGTGTTTTCTACGCTTGGCAATCATGATTATGGCGACTATGTACAGTGGGCAAGCCCTGCGGCAAAGGCCCAAAATCTAAAAGACCTCAATAGGGCACATAAAGTATTAGGATGGGATGTCCTAAACGATGAAAACCGCTTTATAGAGCAAAATGGTGAAAAACTTGCTATTATTGGCGTACAAAATATTAGTGGACAGGCTCGTTTCCATACCTATGGCGATTTGTCGAAGGCAGTACAGGGAACAGATGAAGCTGCGGTAAAATTACTGTTGTCTCATGACCCAACGCATTGGGATAGTGAGGTTAATAAAAAGTTTAAAGATATCGACGTAATGTTTTCGGGGCACACCCATGGTACTCAGTTTGGTATTACAGTAGGTGATGTAACGTGGTCGCCAGCACAATATGCTTATAAGCAATGGGCTGGGTTGTATGAAGAAGGCAATCAAAAGCTTTATGTAAACAGAGGTTATGGTTATATTGGTTATCCTGGGCGTGTAGGAATGCCACCCGAAATAACACTTTTTGAACTAAAAAGAGCATAA